DNA from Gemmatimonadota bacterium:
CATCAGGCGAATATCTCTCTGATTTAGTGTAAGAAGTGCAACTGTTTTACCCTGGGGAGTTACAAATTCAACCTCATAAGCGTTGCCTGCTTCGTAACAATGTACTACGGCC
Protein-coding regions in this window:
- a CDS encoding DUF4926 domain-containing protein — translated: AVVHCYEAGNAYEVEFVTPQGKTVALLTLNQRDIRLMGDSEILHVRDMATS